From Veillonella dispar, one genomic window encodes:
- the cybH gene encoding Ni/Fe-hydrogenase, b-type cytochrome subunit: MLIHTDKKAYVVFSLWLRIFHWTMVLSVTALFWTGLYIGDPGFAAITGNPEPTFAIDGWFSMETMRRIHFIAGVILTFSFIFRFAGALWNRGDRLLPKFRQKRYWYGLKETTLHYLMIPQKHEHHWLRNSLARTAYMMVYIMFFFEILTGFAMFSMVNPNGILGTLFAPVITLFGGEYKVHIIHHYIAWGFLFFTIVHVYMAFREDVMEESGEVSAMVSGMKYYAHDPIDIEDLNGKRRRGERIDKPSGTTYRPSDPNDPRERELQEND, from the coding sequence ATGTTAATACATACTGACAAAAAGGCGTATGTCGTATTTAGTTTATGGCTGCGCATATTCCACTGGACTATGGTGCTTAGTGTAACGGCTTTATTCTGGACTGGCCTATATATTGGTGATCCAGGATTTGCAGCTATTACAGGTAATCCAGAGCCAACCTTTGCTATTGATGGTTGGTTCTCTATGGAAACTATGCGTCGTATCCATTTCATTGCGGGTGTTATCTTAACATTCTCCTTCATCTTCCGATTTGCTGGTGCTCTTTGGAATCGAGGGGACAGATTATTACCTAAATTCCGTCAAAAACGGTATTGGTACGGTCTTAAAGAAACTACATTGCACTATTTGATGATTCCTCAAAAGCATGAACATCATTGGCTTCGTAACTCCTTAGCAAGAACTGCGTACATGATGGTGTACATTATGTTCTTCTTTGAAATCTTAACAGGTTTTGCCATGTTTTCAATGGTTAATCCTAATGGTATTTTAGGAACTTTATTTGCTCCAGTTATTACATTATTTGGTGGTGAATACAAGGTTCATATTATCCATCACTATATTGCTTGGGGTTTCTTGTTCTTTACTATCGTTCATGTGTATATGGCATTCCGAGAAGACGTTATGGAAGAATCTGGCGAAGTATCTGCCATGGTTTCTGGTATGAAGTATTATGCGCATGATCCAATCGATATTGAAGATCTCAATGGCAAACGCCGTCGTGGTGAACGTATCGATAAACCATCTGGTACAACATATCGTCCAAGTGATCCTAACGATCCTAGAGAAAGAGAATTACAAGAAAATGACTAA
- a CDS encoding HyaD/HybD family hydrogenase maturation endopeptidase — MTNTSTEIISGLEQYADSEGPRIDLNSLYDDGNNEIVLLGVGNILLTDEGLGVHVVKELKESFTFTPSISIIDGGTMGMELLTYMRGMKKILLVDAINGGEVPGTIYEFPHKELEQYFTEHISVHEVGMQDILRIRAIQEDPLEDAVVIGVEPESLEIGFEPSAPVQRALPEVKERVLNVLREWGVTAEPNT, encoded by the coding sequence ATGACTAATACAAGTACTGAAATCATCAGTGGCTTGGAACAATACGCGGACTCAGAGGGTCCGCGTATTGATTTAAATAGCCTTTATGATGATGGTAATAATGAAATCGTCCTACTCGGTGTAGGTAATATATTACTTACTGACGAGGGATTAGGGGTTCATGTAGTAAAAGAGTTAAAAGAGTCTTTCACATTTACACCATCTATTTCTATTATTGATGGTGGAACGATGGGAATGGAACTGCTTACGTATATGCGTGGTATGAAGAAAATCCTGCTCGTAGATGCTATCAATGGTGGGGAAGTACCTGGAACAATATATGAGTTTCCACATAAGGAATTAGAACAATATTTCACAGAACATATTTCTGTACACGAAGTAGGTATGCAAGATATTTTGCGCATCCGCGCCATTCAAGAGGATCCATTAGAGGATGCAGTAGTTATTGGTGTAGAACCAGAATCATTAGAGATTGGTTTTGAACCTAGTGCACCTGTACAACGAGCTTTACCAGAGGTGAAAGAGCGTGTACTCAATGTGTTACGAGAATGGGGCGTAACTGCAGAACCTAACACTTAA
- a CDS encoding hydrogenase expression/formation C-terminal domain-containing protein, whose translation MIENYGNVRAVLNELRLALKNLRETGETYSIYIEKTGLAEEEQVEVLETLGRGHITINFNETDQPVEWYESQFSGIWIGTFKNGRDDSILHTVEVAKYPVIAGAYEEDMELAEADLQSWIDAAGL comes from the coding sequence ATGATTGAGAATTATGGTAATGTTCGCGCCGTTTTAAATGAGTTGCGTTTAGCACTTAAAAATTTGCGTGAAACAGGTGAGACTTATTCTATTTATATAGAGAAAACAGGTCTTGCAGAAGAAGAGCAAGTGGAGGTATTAGAAACACTTGGTCGTGGTCATATTACGATTAACTTCAATGAAACAGATCAGCCTGTAGAGTGGTATGAATCTCAATTCTCTGGAATTTGGATTGGCACCTTTAAAAATGGCCGAGATGATTCGATTTTGCACACTGTAGAGGTTGCTAAGTATCCAGTCATAGCTGGTGCATATGAAGAGGATATGGAACTAGCAGAGGCGGATTTACAATCTTGGATTGATGCTGCTGGCCTATAA
- a CDS encoding glycosyltransferase family 2 protein, with protein sequence MLLSIVVPVYNEEENIANFYKAVTDVMSGLTYDYEIIFVDDGSSDSSSMILREIAYNDKHVKVLLLARNFGHQTALTCGLDYAHGDAVITMDGDMQHPPALIPELIRLWESGYDVVRTIRDSTEDASWAKSFTSKYYYKLMNKMADVPIVEGGSDFRLMNSKALGTLKRFREHGRFLRGIVGALGYRQAELHFVAPPRFAGVSKFSVRKMIRFALDGVTAFSRVPLRAALYVGVLCGGLSFLLILHLLYVYLTGQALNGWTTLGVSILFIGGIQLVGLGIIGEYVGRIFEEVKQRPLYWVKSAINFDEHEEAPLLGPSSADVFMAPETYTNKSKED encoded by the coding sequence ATGTTACTTTCTATTGTAGTGCCTGTATATAACGAAGAAGAGAACATAGCGAATTTTTATAAAGCTGTAACTGATGTTATGTCAGGACTCACGTACGATTATGAAATAATCTTCGTAGACGACGGTTCTAGTGATTCGTCATCTATGATATTACGTGAAATTGCTTACAATGATAAACATGTCAAAGTGTTATTGCTTGCTCGTAATTTTGGGCATCAGACTGCGCTTACTTGTGGTCTTGATTATGCTCATGGAGATGCAGTTATTACAATGGACGGTGACATGCAGCATCCACCGGCTTTGATTCCTGAACTCATTCGGTTGTGGGAATCGGGGTATGATGTAGTGCGCACCATACGCGATTCAACTGAAGATGCTAGTTGGGCTAAATCTTTCACGTCTAAGTATTATTACAAACTAATGAACAAAATGGCCGATGTTCCTATTGTTGAAGGGGGATCTGATTTCCGCCTCATGAATAGTAAAGCATTGGGCACATTGAAACGGTTCAGAGAACATGGTCGTTTCTTGCGCGGTATTGTTGGTGCCTTAGGGTATAGACAAGCTGAGTTGCACTTTGTAGCGCCACCTCGTTTTGCAGGGGTCTCAAAGTTTAGTGTGCGTAAAATGATACGATTTGCTCTCGATGGGGTAACCGCCTTTTCAAGAGTTCCTTTACGGGCTGCTTTGTACGTCGGTGTACTATGTGGTGGGTTGAGCTTCTTGCTTATATTGCACCTCTTGTATGTATATCTTACGGGTCAAGCCTTGAATGGATGGACTACCTTGGGCGTATCAATTTTGTTCATTGGTGGGATTCAACTCGTCGGACTGGGAATTATTGGCGAGTATGTAGGTCGTATTTTTGAAGAGGTGAAGCAACGGCCTTTGTATTGGGTTAAGTCAGCTATAAACTTTGATGAGCATGAAGAGGCTCCATTACTTGGACCTAGTAGTGCAGATGTGTTTATGGCACCTGAGACTTATACTAACAAAAGCAAAGAAGACTAG
- a CDS encoding NlpC/P60 family protein, translating to MKSKYSKVKITALTLTFVCATTAMVGATTLQYGDKGKSVTAVQQQLIKHGYNATDKNGVYGKETKWAVRLFQQDRGLPVDGIVGPATYNALMSAPRSTKAVLTQNAATKAVATKSAFTNSNATSRRISGQSITGKNIKLNNITKSETPNSIHAILAEADKYRGVPYVFGGTTPSGFDCSGYVKYVFAKQGISLPRLADEQYNVGVEVSRANLKAGDLVFFETYEPGPSHSGIYIGDGKFISATSSRGVAVADLDTGYWGERYIGAKRVI from the coding sequence ATGAAGTCAAAATATAGTAAGGTTAAAATAACGGCATTAACATTAACTTTTGTGTGTGCCACAACAGCCATGGTAGGTGCAACAACATTACAATATGGTGATAAGGGCAAAAGTGTTACAGCGGTTCAACAACAACTAATTAAACACGGTTATAATGCTACAGATAAAAATGGTGTATATGGTAAAGAAACGAAATGGGCAGTTCGTCTGTTCCAACAAGATCGTGGCTTACCAGTGGACGGTATCGTAGGTCCTGCTACATATAATGCATTGATGAGCGCTCCTCGTTCTACGAAGGCAGTATTGACTCAAAATGCGGCGACTAAAGCAGTAGCGACGAAATCCGCTTTCACAAACAGCAATGCGACGTCTCGTCGTATCTCAGGTCAATCCATTACTGGCAAAAATATTAAATTAAATAATATTACGAAGAGCGAAACACCAAATAGCATCCATGCTATCTTGGCAGAAGCGGACAAATATCGCGGTGTACCATATGTATTTGGCGGTACTACTCCAAGTGGTTTTGACTGCTCTGGTTATGTTAAATATGTATTTGCGAAACAAGGTATCTCTTTACCACGTTTGGCAGATGAACAATATAACGTAGGTGTTGAAGTTTCTCGTGCAAACTTGAAAGCCGGGGATTTGGTATTCTTTGAAACATATGAACCAGGTCCGTCTCACTCCGGTATTTATATTGGTGATGGCAAGTTCATCAGCGCCACTTCCAGTCGTGGTGTAGCAGTAGCAGATCTTGATACTGGCTATTGGGGTGAACGCTATATCGGCGCAAAACGCGTTATATAG